The sequence below is a genomic window from Lolium perenne isolate Kyuss_39 chromosome 4, Kyuss_2.0, whole genome shotgun sequence.
atgatggagatcatgcccgaagatgatggagatcatgtccgtgctttggagatgaagatcaaatgcgcaaagacaaaagggccatatcatatcacatatgaactgcatgtgatgttaatccttttatgcatcttattttgcttagatcgcgacggtagcattataagatgatccctcactaaaatctcaagataataaagtgttcatccttagtagcaccgttaccaagtcttatcgtttcgaagcatctcgtgatgatcgggtgtgatagattcaataagtacatacaacgggtgcaagacagttttgcacatgcggatactaaggtggccttgacgagcctagcatgtacagacatggtctcggaacacgtgataccgaaaggtagagcatgaatcatatggttgatatgatgaacactttgagtgttcgccattgaaatcacaccttttctcgtgatgatcgggtttaggtgcggtggatttggttcgtgtgatcactaagacaatgcgagggatattgttttgagtgggagttcacttagatttttaattatgttgaattaaaatttgaactcaatttgtcataaacttagtctaaactattgcaaatatatgttgtagagatggcgtccccaatcaattttaatcagttcctagagaaagagaaacttaagagcaacggtagcaacttcaccgactggttccgtcatgtgaggatcttcctctctggcggaaatctgcaatttgtgcttgatgcaccgctaggtgaccctcctgcagaaactgaaaccgatgaagtaaaagctgtttacgcgactcggaaaactcggtactctcaagttcagtgtgccatcctgtgcagtctggaatccgatcttcaaaaacgttttgagcaccatgatcctcatgagttgatgaatgagctgaaagctatattcgagactcatgcggccgtggaatgctatgaagcatcgaaacatttcttcagctgcatgatggaagaaggcagctccgttagtgagcacatgctcgccatgaccgggcatgcgaagaaactcagtgacttgggaatagtgattcctaacagactggggattaatcgtgtccttcaatcactgccaccaagttacaagaactttgtgatgaactacaatatgcagaacatgaacaaggagttacctgaactctttggcatgctaaaagctgctgagattgagatcaagaaagagcaccaagtgttgatggtcaacaaaaccaccagtttcaagaaacagggcaagtctaagggaaaattcaagaagggtggcaagaaagctgccacgcctcctatgaaacctaagaacggccctaagcctgatgctgagtgctattactgcaaggagaagggacactggaagcataattgctccaagtatctggctgatctgaagagtggccttgtcaagaagaagaaagaaggtatatctgatatacatgttatagatgttcatttcactggttctcgttctagtacctgggtatttgatactggttcggttgctcatatttgtaactcgaacaggaactaaagaataaacgacaaccgctgaaagatgaagtgacgatgcgcgttggaaacggatccaaggtcaatgtgatcgcaatcggcacacttcctctacatctaccttcgggattagttttaagcctaaataattgctattatgtactgcgttgagcatgaacattatatctggatcttgtttaatgcaagacggttattcattcaagtctgagaataatggttgttctatttttatgaataatatcttttatggtcgagcaccacaaaagaatggcttatttctgttagatctcgatagtagtgatacgcatatacataacattgatgctaagcgaattaaattgaatgataattctacttatatgtggcaacttgtcgtcttggtcatattggagtgaaacgcatgaagaaactccatactgatggattacttgaatcacttgactttgagtcccgTGATAGATGCgacgcatgtctaatgggaaaaatgacaaagactccattttacggtatgatggagcgaactgcgacttattggaaatcatacataccgatgtatgtggaccaatgagcgtagcatcgcgcggtggttatcgttatgttctaaccttcacagatgatctgagtagatatgggtatatctatttcatgaaacataaatccgaaactttcgagaagtttaaggaatttcaaagtgaagtagaaaatcaacgtaacaagaagattaaatttctacgatctgatcgtggaggtgaatatctgagttatgagtttggcatgcatttaaagaaatgcggaatactttcacaattgacaccaccgggaacacctcaacgtaacggtgtgtccgaacgtcgtaatcaaactctcttagatatggttcgtagtatgatgtctcttactgatttgccgttatcattttggagttatgcattagagacagccgcattcactttaaatagagcaccatcaaaatccgtagaaacgacaccgtatgaattatggtttaataagaaacctaagctgtcgttcctgaaagtttggggttgcgaagcctatgtaaagaagttacaaccggacaagctagaacccaaagcggagaaatgcgtcttcataggataccctaaggaaactatagggtacactttctatcacagatccgaaggcaaaatctttgttgctaagaacggaacctttcttgagaaagaatttctcactaaagaagtgactggaagaaaagtagaactcgatgagattgatgaatctatactcgttgatcagagtagcacagtaccggaaattgtacctgtaccgcctacaccggcaacagaggaagctaatgataatgatcatgaaacttcgaacgaggaaactactgaacctcgcagatcgacaagggaacgtaccactcctgattggtatgatccttgtctaaatgtcatgattgtggataacaatgatgaggaccctgcgacgtatgaagaagcgatgatgagcccagattccaacaaatggcaagaagccatgaaatccgaaatgggatccatgtatgataacaaagtatggactttggtagacttacctgatagccgaaaggctgtcgagaataaatggatcttcaagagaaaaaacagatgctgatggtaatattactgtctataaagctcgacttgtcgcaaagggtttccgacaaattcaaggagttgactacgatgagactttctcacctgtagcgaagctaaaatctgtgaggattttgttagcaatagctgcatttttcgattatgagatttggcagatggatgtcaaaacggcgttccttaatggagacattgaggaagagttgtatatggtacaacccaaaggttttgttgatcctaaaaatgctgacaaagtatgcaaacttcagcgttcaatctatggactgaagcaagcatcaataagttggaaccgacgctttgataaagtgatcagagacttcgggtttatacagtgtcatggagaggcctgtacttacaagaaagtgagtgggagctctgtagcattcctgatattatatgtagatgacatattattgatcgggaatgatatagaactattaagcagtgttaaaggttatttgaataatagtttttcaatgaaagaccttggtgaagcatcgtatatattaggcatcaagatttatagagatagatcaagacgcctaatagggctatcacagagtacatatctggataagattctaaagaagtttagaatggacgaaagtaagaaagggttcttacctatgttaccaggcaaggtattgagtaagactcaaggaccggctacggcagaagaaagagaaaggatgagtaatatcccctatgcctcggcagtaggatctatcatgtatgccatgctatgtactagaccggatatagcacatgttgttagtttgactagcagatatcaaagtgatccaggaatggaacactggacagcggtcaagaatatcctgaagtacttgaaaagaactaaggatatgtttctttgttatggaggtgaccaagagctcgttgtaaacggttacaccgatgcaagttggaacactgatcctgatgactctaagtcacaatctgggtacgtgtttatattgaatggtgctgcgatggctgggcaagctcgaagcagtgcacggtggcgaagtcttcaacagaatcagagtacatagcggcttcagaggcttcatcagaagcggtatggatgaagaggttcattgtagagctcggtgtggttcctagtgcattggacccattaatcatttcctgtgataacatgggtgccatcgccaatgcacaagagccaaggtcacacaagaggctgaagcatatcaagctgcgttaccactcgattcgcgagtacatcgaagatggagaagtaaagatttgcaaagtacacactaatctgaatgtagcagatccgttgactaaagctctccctagggcaaagcatgaccaacaccagaataccatgggtgttaggtatattacaatgtaatctagattattgactctagtgcaagtgggagactgaaggagatatgccctagaggcaataataaagtggttattatttatatctttatgtttatgataaatgtttatatatcatgctataattgtattaaccgaaacattagtacatgtgtgatatgtagacaaataagaagtccctagtatgcctcttaaactagcttgttgattaatggatgattagtttcataatcatgaacattggatgttattaataacaaggttatgtcattgtatgaatgatgtaatggacacacccaattaagcgtagcataagatctcgtcattaagttatttgctataagctttcgatacatagttacctagtccttatgaccatgagatcatgtaaatcacttataccggaaaggtactttgattacaccaaacaccactgcgtaaatgggtggttataaaggtgggattaagtatcctgaaagtatgagttgaggcatatggatcaacagtgggatttgtccatcccgatgacggatagatatactctgggccctctcggtggaatgtcgtctaatgtcttgcaagcatatgaatgagttcataagagaccacataccacggtacgagtaaagagtacttgtcaggagacgaggttgaacaaggtatagagtgataccgaagatcaaacctcggacaagtaaaatatcgcgagacaaagggaattggtattgtatgtgaatggttcattcgatcactaaagtcatcgttgaatatgtgggagccattatggatctccagatcccgctattggttattggtcggagtgagtactcaaccatgtccgcatagttcacgaaccgtagggtgacacacttaaagttagatgttgaaatggtagtacttgaatatggaatggagttcgaatatttgttcggagtcccggatgagatcccggacatcacgaggagttccggaatggtccggagaataagattcatatataggatgtcattttatgtgaattaaaatgtcgcagaaggttctatggaaggttctagaaggttctagaaaagtccggaagaaaccaccaaggaaggtggagtccacatgggactccacctccatggccggccaaccctagtgggggaggagtccaaagtggactcccccttagggggccggccacccccccatatgggaggtggaactcccacctttggtgggagtcctagcttggctaggtttccccctcttatggaaggtttttggttcgggtcttattcgaagacttggacaccaacacttggggatccacctatataatgaggggccaagggaggggcccagccaccccaagaccacaagctggccgccccccttgaagtggccggccaccccctcccaaaccctagccgcccccctctcctccatatctcccgcgtagcttagcgaagctccgccggacttctccaccgccaccgacaccacgccgtcgtgctgtcggattcaagaggagctactacttccgctgcccgctggaacgggaggtggacgtcgtcttcatcaacaaccgaacgtgtgaccgagtacggaggtgctgcccgttcgtggcgccggaaccgatcgtgatcaagatcttctacgcgcttttgcaagcggcaagtgatcgtctaccgcagcaacaagagcctcctcttgtaggctttggaatctcttcaagggtgagactcgataccccctcgttgctaccgtcttctagattgcatcttggcttggattgcgtgttcgcggtaggaaaatttttgttttctatgcaacgttatcctacaataagAGGACCCAAAATTAATGCATCCCTCACCAAGTCATAAATTCTATACAAAAtggagaaagttttaaaataaaggaaaaaacGTCAATGGATTTTAGTAGATAAAGTATTCTATCATATTCGAACCGAGGTTCTGGGGAACGAATAATCATTAAGTCCTCCTCTTTATGGACAAGATATACAAACAGATCCGCCAACTATCTTTTTAGTGAATAtttaaagatagatattatgaataGTTCTATGTTGTATCACTTTACCACCATAAATGCAGGAAACTCCAATTGATGGAAGCCAGTCCATGAATATTCTGCCTTCTCTTACGTGGTTTTTTTTGTGCGTAATCGTAATATAGGAATTATCTTGTTGCAATCATATAAATCAGTTCAATTAAAATCTTAGATTTATACTAGAGCCACGATGATTGAGTCTAAACCTAAACCAAGGGTTCTTCGAATAAGAATCACTTGATAGTGAGTCAGTGTAATGATTCCATAAAATTGAGTGAGAGAAAAAGTTGTCTTTTAGGCAAACAAAATTAGAAGAAAGAAAAATTTATTTTATTTAAAAACTACTTGAATTTTCCAGTCTGGTTGCGAGGTCTTAATAGTGAGTATGAATCATAGTTCCTTTTTTTTGAATTAGCTCAGCTCGTCTTGCATGTATTTTCATACAGCATTTTTATTTCATTAAAACAAAAATAGCTAAAAAAGGAGAGTTTTGCCATCGTGGTTGGTTGGGATCGTTCTTTTTTATCCTTGGTGGAATTTAACTGGACCTGTTTAATTTGGCATTtgagtatttttcatggtcgacAGCTCCTGGGACTCTTTTATAGAATTGCAACACTTTCTCCTCAACAGAGAAACTCCTCAAAACCCCAAAGGAACGTAGTTGATGCTCCTACATCCATAGCATGAGTAGTTGAAGCAAGTGAATGATTTGAAATTCGAATTATTTCACAGAATACACTCTATTTCTTCAAAAGAAAACTCTATTGTTTCACATCTTGGACTAACCATCCATAGACGGTATTGAAAAAGATCCTACTCTGGTAACTTCGGTGGGTCTGTGTATAAGCATATCAACATCACTGTTTTCATTAAGTGCGTGGAAATCTCCACTCTTCAGTAAGATAATGGTTTGCAGAAACTCCAAAAGGAGCTTGCGCAACAGGAGAGCGCGAATATTAAAGAAAAAAAATTACATTTTCAATTTCATTTTTAAAAAGGAATTTGCAAGTACACATGGATGTTTAGTATGTATCTatgtatgcatgcatgcatgtatgtTTGTATAAATTTTGATAGAACTATGATTTCATGTAGGGCCTAAATTAATAAAAAAAATGTGAATACGAGAAACGAATTTCTAATGCTCGTGCATTTAGAGCCATACTTTATCTTTTGATGTACACTAGTTGAATGCCCACGGGTTGCCACAGCCCATTTTCCATCGTCGTATCCGTCGCATGTGGTAAACTACTCTTATTAATGAAATGGAACATGCATTTCTATCCTGGCCATGACCTGCAAAAGGGAAACTTATATTGGAACCAAATCTAAAGATGGTCATATGGGACATGCAAGAAAAATACAATTCTCTCATTGCACCTATTTTGATTCCATAAAACTTATGTTTCCTTCCAACGCAATCGTGTACAGACCTAGTGTCTCCATAAGCATATACTCCATCCGATTCTAGGATTATGTTTTACAAACTTTATGTCCTATAACCTTGTATTTTTTAGTTGTTGGTCGAAATGTCTCTTTTTATAAGAATTAATGTCAAATAATTTTCTTAATGGAAATTTTTAGGAACATAGAGAGTAGGAATTTTCTTAATCGTTGGATATTGGTGTTTTTCACACATGTGGAATACTAGCAGAAAACAGGGCTTCCGTTTGAGAGCTGAGCATCATTCCCAATCACATTACAAACCGAAACTAATGAGACTAATGTAAGCATTAGTCTCGGTTCGAACGGCTAGGACGCCGTATAATTTTAGTCCGGGTCAACTTTAGTTCCGGTTGGAGACACCAACCAGAACTAAAGGGGTTGTGGTAGGCCCCGCCGGTGTGAGCCTCTTTTTTAGAttctccacacacacacacattggAACTCCTTTTTTAGCAttgtaaaatacaaaaaatgatagaaaattcaaaactaAAAATCCTTTTAGATGTAGGTAGTTTAGGTGGGGATCTAGTTATTATGAAAAATAACGAACATGAATTTTAACTTATTTTGCAAAAAATACTGTATTTTTGGTAAGATGGCTATTACTTTTTCATATGAACTAAAAAAATATTTaatatatgaaaatatatttacgCCAAAAGTTACCTCCGATTTCACCGGGGGGAttttttttagattctcaaactgccaaagggaaatatgaaaaatttcagattttaggttttgcaaaaaatatatattaaaatattaaaacatattttttatttattcaatattattattacattattacttttatttattaaaattatgtggaattcaaacaataaagaagtgtcaCATCGTGGCCAAgaggttaataggattgatatgatattaATTATACCCTATATAATTTTCAATCAGTTTAGCACCCTTCATAATGATCTGGGCACTGTAGATGTGCAAATTATCCACTACTTCGTCCAACCATTGCCTGACGCGTTGCTATTTTGTGTCAGTCATTCACTCGGTTATTTCTGTTGTATTTTTTTTAGCCGAAAGGTGACCGGCTACCGGTTGTTTGCCGTTACTTCCGTTTTCATTAGGATAGTCTTTTCACCGCTTTGACAGAACAGTCGAGAAGTTCTGTCCACCGCACTAGGCGGCACGGCAGCACCTCCAACACTTTCTATGGGATTCCAGCCAAACACATCGACGGGGTGACGGCGTCGTCCGCGCCGCCGGCTGCCCTTTGGTTTAGGGTGCGAAAGCAGTCATTCGCGGCGGCGACCGTGCCACCGGCGGCAACAACGACATCGCTGGGGGAGCGGAGGGGTCGGACCAAGCGGCCGGCGTCGTGAATTTCCTGTTGATGTAAATGGCCCACGAGGGCACCGCAGAGGAATACCCGAGCTACTTGACGCCGGCGCCGACCCCAACTTCAGCGACTTAGACGCCCTCCCGGCGATGCATATCCCCGCCTGTGAGGAGCACGCAGTGCCCGTACAGCTGCTCCTCGAGCACGGCGCGGGGTGTTGGTCGTAGTCGTGGTACTTCTGCTGGTACTGTCTCCGCATGCGCCCTGCCACTTCTCTCCATGTATGTGCAGCTgctgtttctttctttctctcatTGTGCCTACCTGCTGCTGCTACCACCTCTCTATGGTTGTTGTTGCCGTTGCTCCTCTCTCTACTattgctcctcctggctcctgccATACGATTTCTCTTCCCTCTCTCCCTTAGTGGATAAGTCCGTGCAGATCCTCAATGTTTTTTGTGTCTACTTATGTATGAGCTCATGCCTTCTATCTGTTCGGTGTTATGCTCATAAGAACTAAAATTGATTGTTTCAAGTTTTTTTGTGGGGTTCTGAGAGTTAGGACAACTGCAAATTGACAATACGAGCACACATGGTTCAAGATTTTGTGTTTCATGCCTTCTACCTGTTCGACGTTATGCTCATAAGAACTAAAATTGATTGTTTCAAGTTTTTTTGTGGGATTCTGAGAGTTAGGACAACTGCAAATTGACAATACGAGCACACCTGGTTCAAGATTTTGTGTTGATTTTGATTTGGTGAATTTTGCCTTGCTATATGGGTGGcgcagagccgattgctcgatatGGTTTACCCTGGAGTGGTGAAGATTCGCAAGGTTATAAAGGGGAATCTGATGCCTTATCGTTTTAGAGTGGAGTGGCTTAGATGACGGTGATGCTTATTTTAGGATGTTTTGCAGGTGAATTTTGATGCAAAGACGGAACGCGACATGATCCATGACTATAAGGTTCCCTCGGACGTGTTTAACAAGCTGCACATAACTGAGATAAGCAAGGTACTAGCTCT
It includes:
- the LOC127293439 gene encoding microtubule-associated protein RP/EB family member 1A-like gives rise to the protein MRPATSLHSRLLDMVYPGVVKIRKVNFDAKTERDMIHDYKVPSDVFNKLHITEISKERAERGDKPRAARERQQIIKSNCMLQMLQISIDLYVGP